From Desulfobacterales bacterium, the proteins below share one genomic window:
- a CDS encoding nitronate monooxygenase, translating into MQEVTMIQTRVTDMLGIEHPIIGGAMMWISTAEYVAAMSEAGGMGIIASAMYPSKEQFDAAIAKMKQDTGKPFAVNINLFPAMRQIDNNEYIDVMADHGIKYVETSGHHAPEELVERFKDLGMTWMHKCVGVKYARKVEDMGADIVTVVGYENGGATGNLDIGTLVLVPTVVDAVKVPVIGGGGVSDGRGLAAVLSLGAEAAIMGTRLLITKESPIHDKIKQDLVDACELDTMLIMRSLNATHRVLANNAAKSCLELESCKADFMEIYDVIKGENAKKMYDEGDIDAGILACGQGVGLARDIPTLRELFDRITKDADAVLHRLAA; encoded by the coding sequence ATCCAGGAGGTAACTATGATTCAAACACGTGTAACAGACATGCTGGGGATCGAACATCCGATCATCGGCGGCGCCATGATGTGGATATCCACCGCCGAATATGTCGCCGCCATGTCTGAGGCTGGCGGTATGGGCATTATCGCCTCGGCCATGTATCCATCCAAAGAGCAATTTGATGCGGCCATCGCCAAGATGAAGCAAGATACCGGCAAACCATTTGCGGTCAATATCAACCTGTTTCCGGCCATGCGGCAGATCGACAATAACGAGTATATCGATGTGATGGCGGATCACGGAATCAAATACGTTGAAACCTCCGGCCATCATGCACCGGAAGAGCTGGTTGAGCGGTTTAAAGATCTCGGCATGACCTGGATGCATAAGTGCGTAGGGGTAAAGTATGCCCGAAAAGTCGAGGATATGGGCGCAGACATTGTGACCGTGGTGGGCTATGAGAACGGCGGCGCCACCGGCAATCTCGATATCGGTACCCTGGTGCTTGTGCCGACGGTGGTGGATGCCGTCAAGGTGCCGGTGATTGGCGGGGGCGGCGTATCCGACGGCCGGGGGCTTGCCGCGGTGCTTTCGCTGGGTGCTGAGGCGGCCATTATGGGCACGCGGCTTTTGATTACCAAGGAATCCCCCATCCACGATAAGATCAAGCAGGATCTGGTGGATGCCTGCGAGCTGGATACCATGCTGATTATGCGCTCCCTGAATGCCACGCATCGGGTGCTGGCCAACAACGCCGCCAAAAGCTGCCTTGAGCTTGAAAGCTGCAAGGCGGATTTCATGGAAATCTATGATGTCATTAAAGGTGAGAACGCCAAAAAGATGTATGATGAAGGCGATATTGACGCCGGCATCCTGGCCTGCGGCCAGGGCGTGGGCCTGGCCCGTGACATCCCTACCCTGAGAGAACTGTTTGACCGAATCACCAAGGATGCGGATGCGGTGCTCCACCGGCTGGCCGCATGA
- a CDS encoding HesA/MoeB/ThiF family protein, whose product MTDENQKGAIQSEIQRQSEFIITDAGLELSVLFEQRAMDLSGKYGCHLRKIHELAMTLEILPYRYLRNQGSLSTGDQLKLCQTCVAVVGAGGLGGYSADLFARMGIGALILIDPDIFTESNLNRQCFAVTETLGIPKVSAAARMIYDINPAVEVTGHNEALTSENGAELLKGAAVAVDALDNIPGRLSLQAACETLGIPMVHGAIAGFEGQILTIWPGAAGLKNLYESDSIDSPAPESLLGVPAVTPLMIAGFQVMEVIKILLNRGTVLADTMLYADLEAASIEKLRFNGPEK is encoded by the coding sequence ATGACAGACGAAAACCAAAAAGGTGCCATTCAATCAGAGATCCAGAGGCAATCCGAATTCATCATTACAGACGCCGGCTTGGAATTAAGCGTGCTGTTTGAGCAGCGGGCCATGGATTTATCTGGCAAATACGGGTGCCATCTGCGAAAAATTCATGAACTCGCCATGACCCTGGAGATTCTGCCGTATCGATATCTGCGGAATCAGGGGAGCCTGAGCACGGGCGATCAATTGAAGCTCTGCCAGACATGTGTGGCGGTGGTTGGCGCCGGGGGGCTGGGCGGTTATTCGGCGGATCTGTTTGCCCGCATGGGGATCGGGGCTTTAATTCTGATTGATCCGGATATATTCACGGAATCCAATTTGAACCGTCAGTGCTTTGCCGTTACTGAAACCCTGGGTATCCCCAAGGTCAGCGCGGCGGCCCGCATGATTTATGACATCAACCCGGCGGTTGAAGTCACCGGTCACAACGAGGCATTGACTTCTGAAAACGGCGCCGAATTGCTTAAAGGGGCGGCTGTGGCGGTGGATGCGCTGGATAACATCCCGGGCCGGCTCTCACTTCAGGCGGCCTGCGAAACGCTCGGCATCCCTATGGTGCATGGGGCGATCGCCGGATTTGAGGGCCAGATATTGACCATCTGGCCCGGGGCAGCCGGGCTTAAAAACTTGTATGAATCCGATTCCATTGACTCCCCGGCCCCGGAATCCTTGCTCGGCGTGCCGGCCGTCACCCCCTTGATGATCGCGGGGTTTCAGGTTATGGAAGTTATCAAGATCCTCCTAAACCGCGGCACGGTGTTAGCCGATACCATGCTCTATGCGGATCTGGAAGCTGCAAGCATTGAAAAGTTACGATTCAACGGGCCGGAGAAATAG
- a CDS encoding NAD(P)H-dependent oxidoreductase → MQVLVLYYSKGGNTRKLAEAIAEGVNAVDGVDALLKSTKEVTQDDFLNADGVIAGSPVYFGVMAADLKRVFDDFIGTRKKMEGKVGAVFATSGDPTGGKETTMMSIIQCLMIYGMIIVGDPMSATGHYGTACAGAPDSDAIENGKKLGQRVAGVTRKLRG, encoded by the coding sequence ATGCAGGTACTTGTACTCTATTATTCCAAAGGCGGAAACACGCGAAAGCTTGCCGAAGCCATAGCAGAAGGCGTCAATGCCGTGGACGGCGTGGATGCGCTGCTCAAATCCACCAAGGAAGTCACTCAGGATGATTTTTTAAATGCAGACGGCGTCATTGCCGGCTCACCGGTCTATTTCGGGGTGATGGCAGCGGATTTGAAGCGGGTCTTTGACGATTTTATCGGGACCCGGAAAAAAATGGAGGGAAAGGTCGGCGCCGTATTTGCCACATCCGGTGATCCCACAGGCGGCAAGGAAACCACCATGATGTCCATCATCCAGTGTTTAATGATTTACGGGATGATTATTGTGGGCGATCCCATGTCCGCCACCGGTCATTATGGTACGGCATGTGCGGGCGCTCCGGATTCGGATGCCATTGAAAACGGTAAAAAACTCGGTCAGCGGGTGGCCGGGGTCACCAGAAAACTGAGGGGATAA